The genomic stretch CGACGATATTGGCAcattagactcgttcgccggcggctgcgtaggtatcgggttcgattctcgcgtCGACACAAAGACGGTggtacataccgcgctcactatgtcttggaactagtcgagttcctcgtcaaacagttacgtgagtaagtcgataacataataattaatagatatcaggtttataatattttaaacggtATACTAAATTATGCTTgttacacatcaacagcctataagtgtccactgctgaccaaaggcctcttctcacacggagaaggattgagcattaatcaccacgcttgctcaatacgggttggcgatttcaaacttataattagaaattataagcgtGGTAAATTATTATGGCAATGAAATACACTGGTTTGTGTTGCCATTATGTTAacataaaattgatttaaaatgtttacaaatctcattcttttaattattaagatCGGGTTTTGTTTACCCTAGTGGGTAACTTTGAGCCATATTCTATTACCAATAGGAATTTAGAACAAAgcttatattagtttttcattggtttaaaagtttgggtcaaaattaCCCACTATGGTCAAAATGACCCGATCTTGCAGTATTCGTTCTAAATTATTgcacaaaattatgtttttaacaaGTAAAACATTCCTTTTGCATACTTCTAAACAAAATTCTGGTATAAAAATccatttgttataaaatatacattaaaatgtCCTGTGTGAATGGTGCTAAGCGATTGTACAACTTATTGTCTAGAGCAGAGAGTACATATTTGTTTGAGCGTTTGTGAGTAGTGTGACCAGACTTCAGTGACGGTAGTTTGGTAGTTTTCGCTAGTTGTGTTTGGGTTATATTTATGTGTGTTCAATGTACAATACaatgcattattattataatattttgaataaatacacttttttaacaatgttttgtttcatttatatcAAATAAGTTGAAAAGTTCGAGTTTTTCTTCTGCTATAATCCAAAAATAGTTGAAACGTCAATGACCATCAGCATTAAAACTGGATACCATCATTTTAGACGAAGTCATTATGCAACAAGTTATAATTCATTCAATTGGAATTATTAAAGTACTAGCTTTCGCCCGCGGCTTTCAAGATCAAAATCTATCCCtcttccaaatttcatccttatcctttcagccgttttgacgtaattgagtaacaaacatacacacaaactttcgtatttataacatcaataatataataagatttAATACATTTGAGACATTAACACGCTGGTGGTGGTCACCGgagaccgacgttagcggaggatttgccttcaacagttttctattggcagtcaaagacttaaaatgaaaattagtcatctaccctattgtaaaCAGTAGGATATTGTACCGTGATCTTGCAACCCTATTCTATTCTGTCAGTAAAGTAACGAACTGTCATTCAGCTTAATGCAGAGTTGTGACAGGTGACAGCTGATTGTGAGGTCGAGTTGTGCAGTGCAAAGTGTTACGCAGTGTTTTTcactattttcttaataaatgaaaattattgacTAAACAACGAACTATTACAGTGTCGAATCTTCCCAAATTACACTTCGAATCACCACTTAAACCTTCTAAAAGTGTACCTTTGTGTGATTATAAGgataaaagttgtttttttcgACAAAAAAATCCTATGGTGTGTGCGAATATAAATATTAGGTAAGTTTTCGGTGTGGCGCCGCTACGAATACTTCCTATGAGTCTATTTTTAGTTCATCGATGTCGTTCAACAGTCTTTAGCCCCAAACTTCTAGTTCCAAGGTTAAAATGTAGACTTTGAACTATTGAGTTCGtaatcaaaacaatttttttttaaaggacgTATCATTGTCTGCCTTTGCCTCGCATAAAGtttgtaaacattaaaaataaaaacaggttGTTTTTGGTGACGTAATGGCGGAATAACGTTTTCGTAAATTACAAAATTCGTTTTTCGCGTGTTTTATTAcgaaaatgataaaaatttaatgtttttatttgacgATCTTGTTATTTGGACTTTGATAATGAGTTATATCTACATTTTTTGCAATATCATCGCCATCTAGCAGTCATTTCTATGATAAGGAATGCTTAAGTTTAAAACTTAtcattttcgttttattttactatttattttatcttttatttaaccTCTGTTAGATAACATGTTACGATATTTAGTCTAACATTTTTGAAGGTTATCAAAACAATTTGATAACTGTAAGCATTCAATTATAGTTGCCATAAAAAATGTGTGATTATAAATGTATGCAGAGTAGATATAAAAATTGTCCCCACACTTCTCTTACAGTGGGTATCATAATAATCTATCTACTTAGAGACTAGGTACATATTTAACAATTACTGGACATCAGAATTCTTTGATGTATCTGATCGTTTTatactgcatggttggtgtgatggtgggcaactggctgccatgcaacatgcagcagattcgattcccacatggagcaactatttttgtgtaacccacaaattgttgactCAGTTCATGACACCCAAAGTATCATTTGTATCTCCGGGTCGAAAAACAggagcaacggggtggtttttagtttgtaagagtctgccactccctctcaccctgcccaaggcagaagaatccattggatgattttaccccttaaagaaacgtgtcatgtgtatgtgaacttctatatttataaacacacccacgacacaggaggtaATCCTAGTTTAGGGCAACATTAAAAATAGAACATAACTATAAGACCGTGCAGCACCACTCTCTGacaaacctgaaccttttacactgcgatctccaacccgcctgcctgcggagattatggcaaaccctcttatgtagaggaggctcatagtccagcagtggactgtctcCCGCTGTTGATGTTAATTTCACTCAAGTCATGTAGAGGTTAAACTTAcatccatttatttttatacatacatattatatgtatatagaccAGCGCCTCAAGTTATACTCAACTCATCAATTCAATTTAAACTCTAATACATAAGtataaagtacaaaatgtattaacagAATTTACTTTAGCAGTGTACTTTGATTTGCTTTTGTTCCAAAACAATGACATCACACAATTCGTTTGtgaatactaattaaataattatgttaatttaaaacacTTGAATGCAgtacaaatatgtttaaatttagtgagaaccgacagacagacagaaaaacataatatctgCTTCATAAAGTACTAGCTTTTGTCTGCGTCTTCGCCCGCGTTTTTGTGGGATAAACAGTGTCCTATGTATatttccagaccataatctacccctgctccaaatttcatcccgatccctttagccgttttgacgttattgagtaacaaacatacacacaaactttcacatctaactatactaataaaacaaactcttcagctttgtttgtttgaacgcgttaatctccggaactactggtccgatttgagtaattatttttatgtctttttttttttttttaatctaattttTATTAGGGCTTTTTTCCTAATCGGAACATGACAGCCCCtttatatgatacaaaatatatattatttttatgtcggATAGACAATTTgccgaggaaggttataggctaattaaaaattaaattaaacatcacgctacgatcattacgagccgagcagagcgggtaggaaaccgtgcggaagtagctaatttattgtataagttAGTGGATAaatagtaagtaggtagtagTTGTAAGTAaggcaagaaactccattatgCAACATTTTGATGACAAAGTAATGAATTTAATCTATGTTTACGAAGAACAATGCCGTATTAAAAGAAGTAAATTAACAAGAAAGATAATTAAAACCTTTGTATGAAcgtaatcacatcacatcatcagccagataagcgtccacaggcccgcatcgcacgcattccgtatgacgtcatcagtacgcatcgcatgtaggcattgccgatgatgcggtccgtacgatgcggatcagtggacgcagttgtatgagtttctatacaagacgaactaaaatccgttgcgtgggaTGCGTCTGATTGGCAGGCACGaacaaaccaaccaataagagcgccgaacgcgctctcgtttcgttttcgtttaacgtaaagcaagcATGtgctaagggtactgattggccggACGATTGTACCAACCAATTTAACCTGAAACCTCTGAACTGAAACCGCTAACAGAAAGATAGTGCATATACTTCTTAttaagtgtgggctcgccatgcttcggcactgctgtgtcggctcgaccggagtgataccacggccgagctgtacaccgacgtgaaacaaccacagcgttgtttcgttgtgtgagtgaggttatcggaagcccaattacctcctttccaatcttcccaatccccgattccccaacaacccttaaattcctaactcccataaggccggcaacgcactaacTAAACTAACGTTTCTtataacgcccctggtgtttcaagtgtccatggccggcgtcgattgcttaccatcaggtgatccgtctactcgtttaccggcttaaaatACGGAGCTGCGTactagtagtaggaacagggaccaccctgttcctactactagtacgtttagtcagtaagagtctgacacaccctctcgcctcgcccaaggcgggagaagtcattggatgatcttgccccctcaaaaaaacccgCTATCATCGACAGCAATTTTTACAAAGTCATCAAAATGCTGTAGCCACTTATTTATCACCGAATCATCAGATTATGCCAAAAATAGGAGTCTAAAGTCCGCACAGATGTCGTAGAcagattttatcaaataaaatacatgtgttgcagttaaaaatatgtactcTATCTTTAGATTTAGAtaagtacaatttatttatagctattttatcaaaaaaaaaatggctatttatacatatatttgtctGATCACAAATCGTCATAATTCTCAGTCATTTCAATGTCGGCAGTCGGTTTGTACAGAGTTAgaaaaaggtttaaaattaaTCCGTAATAGTACAGGCTTTAGAAtaagtctgtcagtctgtctgtcagtgaagcaaGCTGTGCAAGCTTCTCGATTCAAAGCAAGTTTATTAAGTTTAAGAGCGTCAGCTTGAAGAGCCATCGTTACTGCTTCTATAGTCGAGTCGACtctgatttattattaagtgTAAGTGTATtttacttcatcatcatcatcgtcagccgagagacgtccactgctgaacaaagccCCCCCCCCTTAGTCCTTTTACATGtacatatttagtattttacatgtatttgtttaattgcctaccccttcagggataaaaggcgtgacgattatgtatgtatgttgtttaattctgtttaccatgctattttatttttaatgcataaacTCGTCGATTAAGggttttttaaggtataagccggtgTTAACGCCGCGATCCAGCGACGACGCACCGTGCGGGGCCGGGGAAAGGGATGCCGCGACGCGAGCGCGCTGCATGCAAGCGGCAGCGGCGACACTCGCCGATCGCAACGGCCGAGCGCagtcgtttttttattatttttcgttttcattaattattgtcATATTTTTCGTTTATTCTTCAATACAAAATCACAACCACAAGCAATTCGTTTTATTGACCACAAAcattggtccttcgagccggatttcGCCAGAAACTTCGGAAGAAAAGTGGTAAAGCACGTGGTTGTGAATAAGGTTTCGAAGTGTATCATTACCGTGTATTCGTTTATAGTGAGTGAGTGTACCAATTATTATTCTTCTCTACATACTCCGGGTGATACTTGTAAGTACTTTCCTTTTGTATTATAAACAACCATCAACATGGGTCGAGATTCGGAGTTGCGTGAGTTGGTTAGGAAACGAGGTAATCTTCGTGGTAGGCttactttatttgaaaaatatataaattcacTAGATAAAACCAATATATTAGAACAACAGGTCGTCGAAATAAAATTACGTGTGGCCAACACCGAAACGATATTTAGCGACTTCCAGGAAGTTCAAAGTGAGATCGAGGGTTTGAGTGATGAGCCAGAGTTATTAACACAATTAGAGATTCGAGAATCCATTGAATCACAATTCTACAGTAGTATGTCGTTGGCTAAGACGTGTATTTGTAACAAAGGTGACGATAACATCACCAAACCTACGAAAGGTAACACTAACAGCGTCAAATTACCTACCATCACGTTGCCTTCCTTTGACGGTACAATCGAGAATTGGCTAGAATTTCGCGACACGTTTACATCTCTCATTCATAACGCAACGGAAATTACACCTATTCAAAAATATCATTACTTACGTTCTTCATTAAAAGGAAGTGCCTTGCAAGTAATAAAATCATTGGATTTTTGTTCGGATAACTACGCAGTGGCTTGGGAATTACTAACTAATAGATTcgacaacaataaattattaattaacaatcatGTACAATCGTTGTTTACGTTACCTACTATAACTAAAGAATCACCCGTTCaacttagaaaaataatagattCAGTACTTAAAAACTTAAGGTCATTAAAAAACTTAGGCGAGTCCACAGAACACTGGGACACGTTAGTCATCTTTCTAATAACAACTAAACTCGATCCTAACACTTGCCAAAAATGGGAAGATAAAAAGAACACCTTTGAAAAGGACTACAAACCTAAGTTAGAtgatattattgaatttttaaaaaaccGTTCAGACGTCCTTGATATGTTAAAGGCTCAAGGACATAAACAAAATACCGATTCTCCAAAACGATCTATAATTAATTCATCCCAAAGTCAACAAATGCGTAGTTTTGTCGCTAACAAACAGCTGACTCGCGCAAGTACGTCCGCGGCAAAATCATCGCGCgcttttaaatgtattatgtgCGACGGAAGCCACGCGTTGTATTCGTGTATTACATTCCTTAATTTACCTGTCCAGGATAGGCTTACGTTTGTTCAAAATAAAAGGAATGTAATATGCACGAATTGCTTACGTACTGGACATGCATTAGACGATTGTCAGTTTGGTCCATGCAAACAATGTGCGCAGAAACATAACAGCTTAATTCACGTTGACAACACCGCGAGTTGTAACTCACTTCGTTATATTCCTACGCTAACGCACACTGACGCGCCAGCTAACAACGCGACGGACAGTGCACATGCGAACACATCTTCGTTAGGTACAAACTCTATCACTTCTTATCACTCGAAACAAGCCGTGCAGTCTAACACATTAGACCAGGTTCTGCTTTCAACAGCTCTCGTTGAAGTCTGTAATAATAACAGCACATACGTAGTTGCGCGCGCCCTGCTCGATAGTGGTAGCCAACGATGTTTTGTTACAGAATCGTTATGTAAAAAATTACGTTTACCTACAATACAGTCCACTCTCAATATATCGGGGATAGGTAACAGTGTCATGTGTTCAGAACAGTCCTGTGACCTTGTCATACGTTCGAGATTTAACGATTTTAGTAGACGTTTAAACGTACGTTCGTTTTGTTTACCAAATAGTCGTTTAGATTTCAATTCGTTTCAAATCCCGCAAAACGTTAAACTTGCGGACCCAGACTACTATGTACCCTCTGAAATAGATATTTTGATCGGAGCGGATGTGTTCTGGGATTTATTACAAGTAGGCTTAATTCGTTTACCTACCGGGCCTTACCTACAAAACACGCGTTTAGGGTGGGTTATTTCGGGTACGGTTTTAGGTAATAAAGTATTATCTACTAATAACCAAACaagtagtaataataatataatctactGTTCATTGTCAACGTCACTCGAAGGTCAGTTGAAACGTTTTTGGGAACTAGAGGAGGTTGACAGTGGCAAATCGAGTAATAATACTTACACCGAAGACGATAGGTTGTGTGAAGATCTATTTACTTCCACCACCATACGTGATTCTGAAGGTAGATTCGCAGTTCGAATCCCGTTACGTGAATCGGCTAACTCGCTTGGCGATTCGTATGAGTCAGCGAAGAATAGGTTTCTTTCCTTAGAAAGGAAGTTAGATCGTTCGCCGGAACTAAAAGGCATGTACTCCGATTTTCTTAAGGAATACCTAGCATTGGGGCACATGACGCGTATTGATAGATACCTACCACCGTACTACTTCTTACCACACCACTGCGTTCAACGGGAAAGTACCACTACAAAGCTTCGCGTAGTTTTCGACGCCGGCGCACAAACATCGTCAGGAAAGTCGTTGAATGACCTACAGCTGATCGGTCCTCCGTTATTAAACGACTTAGTAGGCATTCTTCTCCGTTTTCGACAATATACTTTCGTTGCATGCGCTGACGTCGAGAAAATGTTCCGACAAGTACTCGTGCAGGCCGACCAACGTCAACTTCAGCTCATTTTATGGCGGGATAGTAAACAAGAGCCGTTAGGTATATATCAGTTGAATACTGTGACCTACGGCACCGCCTCAGCTCCGTACCTCGCGATGAGGTGTTTACGACAGTTAGCGTTCGAATGCGATGACGAACTAGTTTCgtctaatatattaaattcattttattgtgacgatttgatattttctcatgATAATAAGCAGGAGTTGTTGACGTTGTGTGAAAACATTAACAAGACCTTACTTTCAGGTTGTTTTCCATTACGCAAATGGTCGTTTAATTTTGATGTCAGTCCGTCGGATAGTTGCACAAAATCATTATCACTTGACAAGAACGCGCAATGTAAAACACTAGGTTTGGTTTGGTGTAATAGTAGCGATGaattgcattttaaaactaatttaaatatcgATGTTGACGTTTCACAACtaactaaaagaaaaatactttcgTTTATATCTCAAATCTATGACCCGCTGGGGTTATTAGCCCCGGTTATAATTACTACGAAAATACTTATACAAAAGTTATGGCTTTATAAAATCGGATGGGATGATCCTGTGTCTCCTGATTTGGcgtgtttatttagtaaaattgtcAGTTCTTTTCAATACTTACCTCAAATACGCGTTCCGCGACACGTTACCACGAAACACGTACAATACCTACAGTTGCATATATTCACCGATGCTTCACAGGACGCGTATGGCGCCTGTGCGTACATTCGTAGCGTTAGTACATCTAATGAATCCGTCGTTAAATTGTTGTGCGCGAAAAGTAAGGTCGCACCTCTGAAGCCGGTAAGCATACCGCGACTCGAGTTGTGTGGCGCGCTAGTAGGCGCGCGTCTTTATAAGAAGATTATTGAAtccattaatttaacatttaataatacgTATTTTTGGACAGATTCAACTATTGTTTTAGGTTGGTTGCGTACTCACCCTATTGCGTTGAAAACTTTCGTTCAAAATAGAGTAGTCGAAATTAATGACTTGACTTCTGGTTGTACCTGGTCACATGTAAGCGGCGTACTTAACCCAGCTGATATGTTAACTCGCGGGGTAAACTTACCTGAACTAGTCCACAAGGACTTGTGGTGGAACGGTCCCGGGTTCATTCTCGACGGTAACTTAGAGAAATATAACTTACCTGACATACCTAGTGACTTACCTGAGTTGAAACCTGACAAAGTAGTTGGTTTACATGCGTCGTGCAATTCGTTTCCTTTTGACAAATTTTCTTCTTTCGTTCGTATGACACGATGTGTTGCGTATATGTTGCGTTTTATTCACAACACTCGTCATAAAACTAATCACATACAGGGTGCGTTATCAGTCGAGGAATTACGTAGATCTACTATTCTACTCGCGAGACTAAGTCAAATAGATTCATTCCCGGATGAGTATAAGTCCTTATCGATTAAATcgtcaaatataaaatattcgcgTAATATGTCgggacttaatttatttttctgtgaTGATTTGGTTATTAGAGTGGGAGGTAGGTTGGGTAACTCCGATGAGTTTACC from Spodoptera frugiperda isolate SF20-4 chromosome 19, AGI-APGP_CSIRO_Sfru_2.0, whole genome shotgun sequence encodes the following:
- the LOC126911801 gene encoding uncharacterized protein LOC126911801; translated protein: MYSDFLKEYLALGHMTRIDRYLPPYYFLPHHCVQRESTTTKLRVVFDAGAQTSSGKSLNDLQLIGPPLLNDLVGILLRFRQYTFVACADVEKMFRQVLVQADQRQLQLILWRDSKQEPLGIYQLNTVTYGTASAPYLAMRCLRQLAFECDDELVSSNILNSFYCDDLIFSHDNKQELLTLCENINKTLLSGCFPLRKWSFNFDVSPSDSCTKSLSLDKNAQCKTLGLVWCNSSDELHFKTNLNIDVDVSQLTKRKILSFISQIYDPLGLLAPVIITTKILIQKLWLYKIGWDDPVSPDLACLFSKIVSSFQYLPQIRVPRHVTTKHVQYLQLHIFTDASQDAYGACAYIRSVSTSNESVVKLLCAKSKVAPLKPVSIPRLELCGALVGARLYKKIIESINLTFNNTYFWTDSTIVLGWLRTHPIALKTFVQNRVVEINDLTSGCTWSHVSGVLNPADMLTRGVNLPELVHKDLWWNGPGFILDGNLEKYNLPDIPSDLPELKPDKVVGLHASCNSFPFDKFSSFVRMTRCVAYMLRFIHNTRHKTNHIQGALSVEELRRSTILLARLSQIDSFPDEYKSLSIKSSNIKYSRNMSGLNLFFCDDLVIRVGGRLGNSDEFTYDKKHPILICSKHKFTSPLTPAHFLIGRPLTTPICEDITDAATYRLPRYDRIEQMRQHFWQRWSKEFVSELQTRTKWQKNKGDLNENTLVLIKEENQPPLKWRLGRVLAVHTGKDGVSRVAKIRTASGEILRSFSKICPLPVDITPTENQVSRGGAC